A single region of the Marinobacter salinus genome encodes:
- the gluQRS gene encoding tRNA glutamyl-Q(34) synthetase GluQRS produces the protein MTAAPYRGRFAPSPTGPLHFGSLVAGLASYLEAHSHGGQWFIRIEDLDPLREPPEATGQILRSLEAHNLFADDAVRFQSRRHNAYQAAIDRLIMQGDAYRCTCSRKQLQDNRGRHPGHCRDGHISPGDRPFAIRFALKDEESHWQDQLLGPQHQTVKAELDDPVILRKEGFYAYQLAVVVDDIDQDITDVVRGSDLLDMTAQQQQIYRALGATPPRWLHIPVILNEQGQKLSKQTHAPALDDDNAARNLFLALLALGQEPPRSLTEATVENIMGWALRHWRREAIHLTSR, from the coding sequence ATGACCGCAGCACCGTATCGGGGGCGTTTCGCGCCCTCCCCAACCGGACCCCTGCATTTCGGCTCTCTTGTGGCCGGGCTGGCCAGCTACCTTGAAGCGCACAGCCATGGCGGTCAGTGGTTTATCAGAATAGAAGACCTCGATCCCCTCAGGGAACCACCGGAAGCTACCGGCCAGATTCTTCGAAGCCTTGAGGCCCACAATCTGTTTGCGGATGACGCAGTCCGTTTCCAGTCCCGACGCCATAACGCTTACCAGGCCGCCATTGATCGCCTGATCATGCAAGGCGACGCCTACCGCTGCACCTGTTCCAGAAAACAGCTACAGGACAATCGTGGTCGCCACCCCGGTCATTGTCGCGATGGACATATCAGCCCCGGCGACCGCCCCTTTGCTATTCGCTTTGCCCTGAAAGACGAGGAAAGCCATTGGCAGGACCAGCTTCTGGGGCCCCAGCACCAGACCGTGAAAGCCGAACTGGATGACCCCGTCATCCTTCGCAAGGAAGGTTTCTATGCCTATCAACTGGCCGTTGTGGTAGACGACATCGACCAAGACATCACAGATGTGGTCCGAGGCTCTGACTTGCTGGACATGACAGCCCAGCAGCAACAAATCTATCGGGCCCTTGGTGCCACCCCGCCCCGCTGGCTGCACATTCCGGTGATTCTTAATGAGCAGGGTCAGAAACTCAGCAAACAGACCCATGCACCGGCACTGGACGATGACAATGCGGCAAGAAACCTGTTTCTGGCCCTTTTGGCGCTGGGCCAGGAACCACCCAGGTCACTCACTGAGGCGACCGTCGAAAATATCATGGGCTGGGCCCTCAGGCACTGGCGACGGGAGGCCATTCACCTGACATCCCGGTGA
- a CDS encoding ATP-binding protein, with translation MSFSATGLLFASLLYLVLLFGIAWITERGILPRHWVRHPLVYTLSLGVYAGIWAVYAAVGVAAETGYGFLAYYLGISGAFLLAPVLLNPVMRIGRAYQLTSLADLFAYRYRSQWAGTLVTLCSGGAILALLSMQIQAVTTSASLLAPDTSPNVISVLFSLTVVLFAMLFGARRNQNSENHQGLVLAIAFDSLVKLVALLALGGVILFGVFGGMEGLDVWLAGNNGPATTMTFNIDDGSWRALMLMSFAAALVLPHMYHMTFSENPSPKALAKASWGLPLYLLLLGLPVPLILWGGQELAITTGPNFYTIGVAQALGSPALTLMMYIAGLSAASGLMIVSTLALAGMVLNHVVLPLKTPREHGDIYQWLQWIKRLLIAVIIFLALLFHETLGKNLDLSILGVISLAGTLQLLPGALGVIYWPEGNRRGLIAGLLAGLTIWVVTLVLPFSHTANLLALLDAPLIPDYSNWHIFTFVSLTANVTVFALVSILSTSTNEETSAAQACSMGALSRPQRRELLATSSQDFAKQLAVPLGYGVAKREVERALAQLKLPNVEYRPYQLRRLRDQVEANLSGLLGPSVARDMVKRYLGFKPMARGGTAQDIRYVERALGDYQNRLTGLAGELDNLRRHYRQTLQNLPIPACSVGEDGEILMWNHTMEALTGITADDVVGARLMALPEHWHLLLDDFNRGEELHRYKHRLDLRGKPHWLNLHKATLSGPDHTEGGSIILVEDQTETRLLEDELMHSERLASVGRLAAGVAHEIGNPVTGISSLAQNLKLETDNPDILDTANQIQQQTRRISAILQSLMNFARTGNHAQANRYEPVAIRRCVDESINLLSLSNQGPGIRFVNDCPTNLQVLGDEQRLVQVFVNLLANARDASPDGGTIRVSGSGDGYSAIIEVIDEGSGIPQDQLDHIFEPFYTTKAPNKGTGLGLSLVYSIVEEHYGNIQVESPASPETGKGTCVRLRLPAYEPETGNTTVSQNERS, from the coding sequence ATGAGTTTTAGTGCAACCGGGCTGCTTTTCGCCAGCCTTCTCTACCTTGTTCTCCTGTTCGGTATCGCCTGGATCACAGAGCGCGGCATTTTGCCTCGCCACTGGGTCAGGCACCCGCTGGTCTATACCCTGAGTCTTGGCGTCTATGCCGGCATCTGGGCCGTCTATGCCGCGGTCGGCGTGGCCGCCGAAACCGGGTACGGGTTCCTTGCCTACTACCTGGGCATCAGCGGCGCATTCCTGTTGGCTCCAGTACTGTTAAATCCGGTCATGCGCATTGGCCGGGCCTACCAGCTCACCTCACTTGCGGACCTGTTCGCCTACCGTTATCGGAGCCAGTGGGCCGGTACACTCGTTACCCTCTGCTCAGGCGGCGCCATCCTTGCACTGCTGAGCATGCAGATTCAGGCGGTAACAACGTCTGCCAGCCTTCTTGCGCCGGACACCTCGCCAAACGTCATCAGTGTGCTGTTCAGCCTCACTGTGGTCCTGTTTGCCATGCTGTTTGGCGCTCGCAGAAACCAGAACTCGGAGAATCATCAGGGACTGGTACTGGCGATCGCCTTCGACTCCCTGGTCAAACTGGTAGCGCTGCTGGCACTCGGCGGCGTCATCCTTTTCGGAGTTTTCGGCGGCATGGAAGGGCTCGACGTCTGGCTGGCCGGCAATAACGGACCGGCTACCACCATGACGTTCAACATCGACGACGGCAGTTGGAGGGCGCTCATGCTGATGTCCTTTGCCGCTGCCCTCGTGCTCCCCCATATGTACCATATGACGTTCAGCGAAAATCCCTCGCCGAAGGCTCTGGCGAAGGCCAGCTGGGGGCTGCCCCTGTACCTGTTGCTTCTGGGTTTGCCGGTACCGCTCATTCTCTGGGGAGGGCAGGAACTGGCGATCACCACGGGGCCGAACTTCTATACCATTGGCGTTGCCCAGGCACTCGGCAGCCCGGCGCTGACATTGATGATGTACATTGCAGGCCTCTCCGCTGCCAGTGGTCTCATGATTGTCAGCACTCTCGCCCTCGCCGGAATGGTTCTGAACCATGTGGTACTGCCGCTTAAGACGCCACGGGAGCATGGAGATATCTACCAGTGGCTGCAGTGGATCAAACGCCTTCTGATTGCTGTCATTATCTTTCTGGCGCTGCTGTTTCACGAAACTCTCGGCAAGAATCTGGACCTTTCGATTCTTGGCGTAATCTCGCTTGCGGGGACGCTGCAACTGCTCCCGGGAGCGCTGGGGGTGATCTATTGGCCAGAAGGCAATCGCCGTGGACTGATCGCCGGCTTGCTGGCTGGCCTGACCATCTGGGTAGTGACACTGGTGCTACCGTTTTCTCATACCGCGAACCTGCTGGCGCTGCTCGATGCTCCACTCATTCCCGACTACAGCAACTGGCATATCTTCACATTTGTGAGCCTGACGGCCAACGTAACCGTCTTCGCACTGGTCTCCATCCTCAGCACCAGCACCAATGAGGAAACCAGTGCCGCCCAGGCCTGCTCCATGGGTGCCCTTTCCCGCCCCCAACGCAGGGAGCTGCTGGCAACCTCTTCACAGGACTTTGCCAAACAGCTGGCCGTGCCACTGGGCTATGGCGTGGCCAAACGCGAGGTTGAGCGAGCCCTGGCACAGCTGAAGCTGCCCAATGTGGAATACCGGCCTTACCAGCTGCGCCGATTACGGGATCAGGTCGAGGCCAACCTTTCCGGACTGTTAGGCCCTTCTGTAGCCCGAGACATGGTTAAACGTTACCTGGGTTTCAAACCCATGGCACGAGGGGGAACGGCACAGGACATCCGCTATGTGGAACGGGCACTGGGGGATTATCAGAACCGCCTGACCGGTCTGGCTGGAGAGCTGGACAACCTGCGAAGACATTACAGGCAGACTCTGCAAAATCTCCCGATTCCCGCTTGTTCCGTTGGTGAGGACGGCGAGATCCTGATGTGGAATCACACCATGGAAGCCTTGACCGGCATCACTGCCGACGATGTGGTTGGTGCGCGGCTTATGGCATTGCCGGAGCATTGGCACCTGCTGCTGGATGATTTCAACCGGGGTGAAGAACTTCACCGCTACAAACACCGCCTGGACCTGCGAGGCAAGCCTCACTGGCTAAACTTGCACAAGGCCACACTCAGCGGCCCGGACCATACCGAAGGTGGCAGCATTATCCTGGTAGAAGACCAGACTGAAACACGACTTCTTGAAGACGAACTTATGCACAGCGAACGGCTCGCCTCCGTTGGCCGACTCGCGGCAGGGGTGGCCCATGAAATCGGCAACCCGGTAACGGGCATCTCGTCGCTGGCGCAGAACCTGAAGCTGGAAACCGACAACCCGGACATTCTTGATACTGCCAACCAGATCCAGCAACAAACCCGGCGAATCTCGGCGATCCTGCAGTCGCTGATGAATTTTGCGCGGACCGGCAATCATGCCCAGGCCAATCGCTATGAGCCAGTGGCTATCCGCCGCTGTGTCGACGAGTCCATTAACCTGCTTTCGCTCAGCAATCAGGGGCCGGGCATCCGTTTCGTAAATGACTGCCCCACCAACCTCCAGGTACTGGGCGATGAGCAGCGGCTAGTCCAGGTTTTCGTCAACCTCCTGGCGAACGCCAGGGATGCCTCTCCGGATGGTGGTACTATTCGGGTCAGTGGTAGCGGTGACGGCTACTCCGCGATTATCGAAGTCATTGACGAAGGCTCTGGTATTCCGCAGGATCAGCTCGATCATATTTTCGAGCCGTTTTACACCACCAAGGCACCTAACAAGGGCACAGGCCTTGGCTTGTCACTTGTGTACAGCATTGTCGAAGAACATTACGGCAATATTCAGGTGGAGAGTCCGGCGAGCCCCGAGACCGGCAAGGGCACCTGTGTACGCTTGAGGCTGCCTGCCTACGAACCGGAAACCGGCAACACCACTGTCAGCCAGAACGAAAGGTCATGA
- a CDS encoding sigma-54-dependent transcriptional regulator: protein MPRILIVEDEDIIRSAIRKLLQHAGYEVSDAGSVEEAEQNYEPDQYDLIISDLRLPGAAGTELINRAPNTPVLIMTSYASLRSAVDSMKMGAVEYIAKPFDHDEMLAAVSNILARKPTAPDSSEEPGASSSTPENSDPANIMFGHCEPMQRVFTLIRKVAPTETTVLIQGESGTGKELAARALHLLSPRASKPLISVNCAAIPESLIESELFGHEKGAFTGAVSARTGLIEAADGGSLFLDEIGELPAEAQARLLRVLQESEIRRVGSTQSRKVSVRMIAATHRNLKAMTRTGEFREDLYYRLNVMQIRIPPLRERQSDIMGLARRFLKRQGEKMGKPNLNLSPEAMRALERHRWPGNVRELENAIERATILCDNDVITPSLLDLDSEGGEEHIPETLVAGNNEQTRTNDVDSANDLSLEDYFQHFVLENQDRMSETELAQKLGISRKSLWERRQRLGIPRKKSSGN, encoded by the coding sequence ATGCCTCGCATTCTGATCGTAGAAGATGAAGACATTATCCGCTCAGCCATCCGAAAACTGCTGCAGCATGCCGGCTATGAAGTTTCTGATGCCGGCTCGGTGGAAGAAGCCGAACAAAATTATGAGCCGGACCAGTATGACCTGATCATCTCCGATCTGCGCCTGCCTGGCGCAGCCGGGACCGAACTGATCAACCGGGCTCCCAATACGCCGGTTCTGATTATGACCAGTTATGCCAGCCTGCGATCGGCTGTAGACTCCATGAAAATGGGCGCGGTGGAATATATAGCAAAGCCTTTCGACCACGATGAAATGCTCGCCGCGGTGAGCAACATCCTGGCCCGAAAACCCACGGCCCCAGACAGTTCTGAAGAGCCGGGAGCGAGCTCTTCCACACCTGAAAACAGCGACCCTGCCAACATCATGTTTGGCCACTGCGAACCCATGCAACGCGTATTCACGCTGATTCGGAAAGTCGCCCCCACCGAAACCACCGTCCTCATTCAGGGCGAGTCCGGTACCGGCAAAGAACTGGCGGCCAGAGCCTTGCACCTTCTCAGCCCTCGTGCGTCAAAGCCACTCATCTCGGTAAACTGCGCAGCGATTCCAGAGAGCCTGATCGAATCCGAACTCTTCGGACACGAGAAGGGCGCCTTTACCGGTGCAGTCTCCGCCCGCACAGGTTTGATTGAAGCCGCTGACGGCGGCAGCCTCTTCCTCGACGAGATTGGCGAACTGCCAGCGGAAGCTCAGGCCCGCCTCCTCCGAGTATTGCAGGAAAGCGAGATCCGTAGAGTAGGTTCGACTCAGAGCCGAAAGGTCAGCGTGAGGATGATTGCAGCGACGCACCGTAACCTGAAAGCCATGACCCGTACCGGGGAATTCCGCGAAGACCTCTATTACCGCCTGAATGTCATGCAGATTCGCATTCCGCCCTTAAGGGAACGACAGAGCGATATCATGGGCCTTGCGCGCCGGTTCCTTAAGCGCCAGGGAGAAAAGATGGGCAAACCCAACCTGAACCTGAGCCCGGAAGCCATGCGCGCCCTGGAACGTCATCGCTGGCCGGGCAACGTCCGGGAGCTTGAGAATGCCATTGAGCGCGCGACCATCCTGTGTGACAACGACGTAATAACTCCGTCTCTGCTGGACCTGGACAGCGAGGGAGGAGAAGAACACATTCCAGAAACCCTGGTAGCCGGTAATAATGAACAGACCCGGACAAACGATGTGGATTCCGCCAACGACCTGTCACTGGAAGATTACTTCCAGCATTTTGTCCTCGAAAACCAGGATCGTATGAGTGAAACGGAACTGGCGCAAAAGCTCGGAATCAGTCGGAAGTCACTTTGGGAGCGCCGTCAGCGCCTTGGGATCCCCCGCAAAAAATCCTCAGGCAACTGA
- the pcnB gene encoding polynucleotide adenylyltransferase PcnB: protein MPKRLVDKLRSFIPGSGKKKPLVYQRREIPRDQHNVSRSMISEPAKKVLHRLNKSGYEAYLVGGGVRDLLLNGNPKDFDIATNATPEEVHDLFRNSRLIGRRFRIVHVVFGREVIEVTTFRGNASQVEDDSDDDDRKTSEHGLLLRDNVYGNQEEDALRRDFTVNALYYCIRDFTIVDFANGIEDLRNRQLRLIGDPETRYREDPVRMLRAIRFAAKLGFDIEPETEAPIQELAPLLTHIPAARLFDEVLKLFSAGHGEATYDLLTRYNLLAPLFPETVRAIEAGEPDELIRQALRNTDARIAQGKSVTPYFLFAAMLWPALQAEWRRRQDNGDPVQPALHSAIGRVIGQQVQATSIPKRFSGPMKEIWELQMRLPRRQGKRAFVTLSHPRFRAAYDFLLVREASGEIEPGLGTWWTDFQKLDERGQERMLSELSSDAPKKRRRRRKPPVKRPAQ, encoded by the coding sequence ATGCCTAAACGACTCGTCGATAAACTCCGCTCATTCATTCCCGGCAGCGGCAAGAAAAAGCCCCTCGTGTATCAACGTAGGGAAATTCCCCGCGACCAGCATAATGTCTCTCGCTCAATGATCAGCGAGCCCGCGAAGAAGGTTCTGCACCGGCTGAACAAGTCCGGCTACGAAGCCTACCTCGTCGGCGGAGGCGTTCGGGACCTCCTGCTTAACGGCAACCCCAAAGACTTCGACATCGCTACCAATGCGACCCCGGAAGAGGTCCATGACCTGTTCCGGAACTCTCGCCTGATCGGCCGGAGGTTCCGCATCGTGCATGTGGTGTTTGGTCGAGAAGTTATCGAAGTCACGACCTTCAGGGGTAACGCCAGCCAGGTGGAAGACGATTCGGACGATGACGACCGCAAAACCAGCGAGCACGGCCTGCTGTTACGGGACAATGTCTACGGCAACCAGGAAGAAGATGCCCTGCGCAGGGACTTTACGGTTAACGCTCTTTATTACTGCATCCGGGACTTCACCATTGTTGATTTCGCCAATGGTATTGAAGACCTTCGCAACCGCCAGCTCAGGCTCATTGGTGACCCTGAGACGCGTTATCGGGAGGATCCGGTACGCATGCTGCGGGCGATTCGATTTGCGGCCAAACTGGGCTTTGACATTGAGCCTGAAACCGAAGCACCCATTCAGGAACTTGCTCCTCTGCTGACGCACATTCCTGCAGCCCGGCTATTTGATGAAGTCCTGAAGCTTTTCTCTGCAGGCCATGGCGAAGCCACTTACGATTTGCTGACCCGTTACAATCTTCTGGCCCCGCTGTTTCCCGAAACCGTGAGAGCAATCGAGGCGGGCGAGCCCGATGAGCTTATCCGGCAGGCACTCAGGAACACCGATGCCCGTATCGCTCAGGGCAAGTCAGTAACCCCTTACTTCCTGTTTGCTGCCATGCTGTGGCCTGCCCTTCAGGCAGAATGGCGGCGCCGCCAGGATAACGGCGACCCGGTGCAGCCAGCGCTTCATTCCGCTATAGGCAGGGTGATTGGGCAACAGGTCCAGGCAACCTCGATCCCAAAACGATTCTCCGGCCCCATGAAGGAAATCTGGGAGCTACAGATGCGACTACCAAGGCGCCAGGGTAAACGGGCCTTTGTCACTCTGAGTCACCCCCGCTTTCGGGCAGCCTATGATTTCCTCCTGGTGCGGGAAGCATCCGGCGAGATCGAGCCCGGACTCGGCACGTGGTGGACAGACTTCCAGAAGCTGGACGAGCGGGGACAGGAACGCATGCTCTCCGAATTGAGCAGCGACGCCCCCAAAAAACGCCGGCGCCGCCGGAAACCACCGGTTAAACGGCCTGCCCAATAG
- the folK gene encoding 2-amino-4-hydroxy-6-hydroxymethyldihydropteridine diphosphokinase, which produces MKTDAFIGLGSNLENPAAQLARAVAELAALPGTVLVAQSPFYASRPVGPQDQPDFVNGAVWLSTTLPPHSLLDHLQRVEQLHGRERLRHWGPRTLDLDLLIFGTQTINDERLTVPHPELSNRDFVLQPLLDLSPDLTLPDGASVAELRRRCQDNHLRKLPPVTRKPG; this is translated from the coding sequence GTGAAAACCGACGCCTTCATCGGTCTGGGCAGCAACCTTGAGAACCCCGCTGCCCAGCTGGCCAGAGCCGTCGCCGAACTGGCTGCACTGCCCGGTACGGTTCTGGTGGCGCAATCTCCCTTTTACGCCAGCCGCCCGGTCGGCCCCCAGGATCAGCCCGACTTCGTTAATGGTGCGGTCTGGCTGAGCACAACACTGCCCCCCCATTCGCTGCTGGATCACTTGCAGAGGGTGGAGCAGCTTCATGGCCGGGAACGGCTTCGCCACTGGGGACCAAGAACCCTGGACCTGGATCTGCTGATCTTCGGCACCCAGACGATTAATGACGAACGCCTCACCGTTCCCCACCCAGAGCTTTCAAACCGCGACTTTGTCCTTCAGCCCCTACTGGATCTAAGCCCGGACCTCACCCTGCCCGACGGTGCCTCTGTGGCAGAATTGCGCAGGCGGTGCCAGGACAATCACCTGCGTAAACTTCCGCCCGTGACACGGAAGCCTGGTTAG
- the panB gene encoding 3-methyl-2-oxobutanoate hydroxymethyltransferase has protein sequence MAVTINTLREYKQKGEAFSALTSYDATFAQVVSEAGVDVILIGDSLGMVLQGHDSTLPVTMDQMVYHTSCVAKGNRGSLIMADMPFMTYGTVEAALENAADLMRAGAHMVKLEGTDWMKETISALSERGVPVCAHLGLTPQFVNKLGGYKVQGRDEKAAEIMIEHACELEAAGADIILLECVPAPLAARISQAVKAPVIGIGAGSDTDGQVLVLHDMLGVTTGRKPRFVKNFLAETESVQEAVSAYVKAVRERTFPAEEHTFKA, from the coding sequence ATGGCTGTAACCATCAATACCCTTCGGGAATACAAGCAGAAGGGCGAGGCCTTTTCTGCCCTAACCTCTTACGATGCCACTTTCGCACAGGTAGTCAGTGAAGCCGGTGTCGATGTCATCCTGATCGGAGACTCTCTCGGAATGGTTCTCCAGGGCCACGACAGCACACTGCCGGTAACCATGGACCAGATGGTCTATCACACAAGCTGTGTTGCCAAAGGCAATCGTGGCTCTCTGATCATGGCCGACATGCCTTTCATGACCTATGGGACCGTAGAGGCCGCCCTTGAGAATGCGGCCGACCTCATGCGTGCGGGTGCGCACATGGTCAAGCTTGAAGGCACCGACTGGATGAAAGAAACCATCAGCGCACTGAGCGAACGGGGCGTGCCCGTTTGTGCGCATCTGGGGCTGACACCGCAATTCGTTAACAAGCTCGGCGGTTACAAGGTCCAGGGCCGGGACGAAAAAGCGGCGGAAATCATGATTGAACACGCCTGCGAGCTGGAAGCCGCCGGCGCAGATATCATTCTTCTGGAGTGCGTGCCCGCCCCGCTCGCGGCCCGGATTTCCCAGGCCGTAAAAGCGCCCGTTATTGGCATTGGCGCGGGATCAGACACCGATGGCCAGGTACTTGTGCTACACGACATGCTGGGCGTTACCACCGGCCGCAAGCCCCGCTTCGTGAAAAACTTTCTGGCAGAAACCGAGTCCGTTCAGGAAGCTGTATCTGCGTACGTCAAAGCGGTCCGAGAGCGCACCTTCCCCGCTGAGGAGCATACGTTCAAGGCATGA
- the panC gene encoding pantoate--beta-alanine ligase: MRTIHSLKELRTILRGYRRQGKTIGLVPTMGNLHEGHISLVRKASEAADIVVTSIFVNPMQFGAGEDLETYPRTLAEDQEQLEAAGNTLVFAPAASEVYPEGLSQQTQVVVPEVSDGHCGASRPGHFEGVATVVTMLFNMVQPDFAVFGEKDFQQLAVIRKMVRDLMIPVEVVGAPTVRESDGLAKSSRNGYLSAEERKLAPVVYLTLQQTAEKLAEGRTDFQTLEQDARKNLVAAGLRPDYFNIVSSRTLKPATPEDSDITLLVAAFLGTTRLIDNLSISR; the protein is encoded by the coding sequence ATGAGAACCATACACTCCCTGAAAGAACTTCGTACCATCCTCCGTGGCTACCGCCGGCAGGGAAAAACCATCGGTCTGGTTCCGACCATGGGCAACCTGCATGAAGGCCATATCTCACTGGTTCGAAAAGCGTCAGAAGCCGCGGATATCGTGGTCACCAGCATCTTTGTCAACCCGATGCAGTTCGGGGCCGGCGAGGACTTGGAGACCTATCCGCGCACCCTTGCCGAGGACCAGGAGCAGCTGGAGGCGGCCGGAAATACACTAGTGTTCGCACCCGCGGCTTCCGAAGTCTACCCGGAAGGTCTGTCCCAGCAGACACAGGTCGTCGTACCCGAAGTCAGTGATGGTCACTGCGGCGCCAGCCGACCCGGTCATTTTGAGGGTGTCGCGACTGTTGTAACCATGCTTTTCAACATGGTCCAGCCGGATTTCGCCGTATTCGGGGAAAAGGATTTCCAGCAGTTGGCCGTTATCCGCAAGATGGTCAGAGACCTGATGATCCCTGTGGAAGTTGTGGGGGCGCCGACCGTCCGTGAAAGCGACGGCCTTGCGAAAAGCTCCAGGAACGGCTATCTGTCGGCAGAAGAGCGGAAACTTGCGCCAGTGGTGTACCTTACGCTCCAGCAAACCGCCGAAAAACTCGCGGAGGGACGGACCGATTTCCAGACTCTGGAGCAGGATGCCAGGAAAAATCTCGTTGCGGCCGGACTTCGCCCTGACTACTTTAATATTGTGAGCAGCCGGACACTGAAACCGGCAACACCGGAAGACAGTGACATTACCCTGCTAGTGGCAGCGTTCCTTGGCACCACACGCCTGATAGATAACCTCTCTATCAGCCGGTGA
- the pgi gene encoding glucose-6-phosphate isomerase, which produces MPRSPATLTSRPEWQALKQHREKLQSKPMKQLFSEDPGRAKRYFIQGAGLSLDFSKNRITDETLNALLALARSCDVESRRDALFRGDKVNVTESRPALHTALRHPGNDSIVVDGVDVIAEVQATLKRMEVLVDSVLDQSRMGYSGKPFTDVISIGIGGSYLGPKLVGEALQPYWHGGIRCHYVANIDGTDICETLRVVNPETTLFLVQSKSFRTQETLENSKVARRWFLEHCEDESAIACHFLAVTANVPAAEAFGIEADNVFPVWDWVGGRYSLWSAIGLPVALTIGMNNFRGLLAGAHSMDNHFRDAPLEQNLPVVMALLSVWYNNFWDAETHAILPYDHYLRSLPDHLQQLDMESNGKSVNEAGGALDYETGPVIWGGVGSNGQHAYHQLIHQGTRLIPADFIIPLTTHNPVATHHADLFANCLSQARAMMAGKSLEEARAELADEGLADAEIERLAPHKVIPGNKPSNTLLMGKVTPETVGALIALYEHRTFVQGVIWDLDSFDQWGVELGKQLGKGILPRLLDKDLGSPDSDSSTDNLIDLFLSARR; this is translated from the coding sequence ATGCCCAGGAGCCCAGCAACACTGACATCCCGACCGGAGTGGCAGGCACTGAAGCAACATCGGGAAAAATTACAGTCAAAGCCGATGAAGCAGCTATTCTCGGAGGACCCAGGTCGTGCGAAACGATATTTTATTCAAGGAGCGGGCCTGTCCCTGGACTTCTCGAAAAACCGGATTACTGATGAAACCCTGAATGCGCTGCTGGCCCTGGCCAGAAGCTGCGACGTGGAAAGTCGTCGGGACGCCCTGTTTCGAGGTGACAAGGTCAATGTCACCGAGAGTCGCCCCGCCCTTCATACAGCTCTCCGACACCCGGGCAATGATTCCATTGTGGTGGACGGCGTTGATGTTATCGCAGAAGTCCAGGCGACCCTTAAACGCATGGAGGTACTCGTCGACAGCGTTCTGGACCAGTCCAGAATGGGTTACAGCGGCAAACCCTTTACCGATGTTATCAGCATTGGCATTGGTGGCTCGTACCTGGGACCCAAGCTGGTGGGCGAAGCACTTCAGCCCTATTGGCATGGCGGCATACGCTGCCATTACGTGGCGAACATCGACGGCACCGATATCTGCGAAACATTGAGGGTGGTAAATCCGGAGACCACTCTGTTCCTGGTTCAGTCCAAGTCCTTCCGCACCCAGGAAACGCTTGAAAACAGCAAGGTAGCGAGGAGATGGTTTCTTGAACACTGCGAAGATGAGTCAGCAATTGCCTGCCACTTTCTGGCTGTGACAGCCAACGTTCCGGCAGCTGAAGCCTTTGGCATTGAGGCTGACAATGTCTTCCCGGTGTGGGACTGGGTTGGCGGTCGTTACTCCCTCTGGTCTGCCATTGGCCTACCCGTGGCACTGACCATTGGCATGAATAACTTTCGCGGCCTGCTCGCAGGCGCGCACTCGATGGACAACCATTTCAGAGATGCGCCCCTGGAACAGAACCTTCCGGTGGTAATGGCGTTACTCAGCGTCTGGTACAACAATTTCTGGGATGCAGAGACCCACGCAATTCTCCCCTACGACCACTATCTTCGTAGCCTGCCAGACCACCTTCAGCAGCTGGACATGGAAAGCAACGGCAAAAGTGTGAATGAGGCGGGGGGGGCACTCGACTATGAAACCGGACCGGTAATTTGGGGCGGGGTTGGGTCGAACGGTCAGCATGCCTACCACCAGTTGATTCATCAGGGCACCCGACTGATACCTGCGGACTTCATTATCCCCCTCACGACCCACAATCCGGTCGCAACGCACCACGCTGACCTCTTCGCCAACTGCCTGAGCCAGGCCCGTGCGATGATGGCGGGAAAATCACTGGAAGAGGCTCGGGCGGAACTGGCCGACGAAGGGTTGGCCGATGCCGAGATTGAGCGACTGGCGCCTCACAAGGTCATCCCGGGGAATAAACCCAGCAACACATTACTGATGGGAAAGGTAACACCGGAAACGGTGGGCGCCCTGATCGCGCTCTACGAACACAGGACCTTCGTTCAGGGTGTGATCTGGGACCTGGATTCGTTTGATCAGTGGGGCGTTGAGCTTGGAAAGCAACTTGGCAAGGGCATCCTGCCCCGGCTTCTGGATAAAGATTTAGGTAGTCCTGACAGCGACAGCTCCACCGACAATCTGATTGACCTGTTCCTTTCAGCCCGCCGATAG